A DNA window from Acetilactobacillus jinshanensis contains the following coding sequences:
- the secA gene encoding preprotein translocase subunit SecA, whose translation MANILKKWVTNSKDKREVKRLSKLADKVGVYSSKFRKLSDAQLKAKTPEFKKRYKNGETLNQLLPEAFAVAREADRRVLGLTPFHVQIMGGIVLHEGNIAEMKTGEGKTLTETMPIYLNALSGKGAHVITVNEYLSHRDCVEMGQVYKWLGLTVGFNSSEKSPAEKRKAYNCDVTYSTNGEIGFDYLRDNMVVYKQDMVQRPLNYAIVDEVDSILIDEARTPLIISGQASGSSKLYMATDKFVKSLVKKDYKIDLESKTIGLTDSGIKKAEKYFNLKNLFDTANTALTHHLDQALRANYIMKRDKDYVVQDGKIEIVDSFTGRIMKGRRFSDGLHQAIEAKEGVKIHQESKTMANITYQNLFRMYKKLAGMTGTAKTEAKEFREIYNMEVVTIPTNKPVIRIDKPDVLYPDLKSKFDAVIKKVIQLHKKGQPVLFGTEAVSTSEYLSKRLDEAHIPHVVLNAKNHAKEAGIIAQAGQRGAVTIATNMAGRGTDIKLGPGVVKLGGLAVIGTERHESRRIDNQLRGRAGRQGDPGMSQFYLSLEDDLMRRFGSDKIKHFLQNLNPNGDSPAIRSHMITKQVESAQKRVEGNNYDSRKQVLQYDDVMRQQRDVMYGERFQVIDEDTSLRWVMMPMIKRTINRVVRLHTQGDDKSKWELSDILDFAISALTSPDQISMSDLKGKSREQIRQLLQSIADRIYKEKEKELYDPSQMLEFEKVVILRVVDSHWTDHIDAMDQLRQSIGLRGYGQLNPLVEYQREGYEMFEEMVADIDYDATRLFMKAEIRQNMER comes from the coding sequence ATGGCCAATATTTTAAAGAAATGGGTCACCAACAGTAAAGATAAGCGAGAAGTTAAACGCTTAAGTAAATTAGCTGATAAAGTTGGTGTCTATTCTAGTAAATTTCGAAAATTGAGCGATGCTCAACTAAAAGCCAAGACACCTGAATTTAAGAAACGTTATAAAAATGGTGAAACATTAAATCAATTATTACCAGAAGCCTTTGCGGTTGCCCGTGAAGCGGACCGTCGAGTTTTAGGCTTAACACCATTTCACGTTCAAATCATGGGTGGTATCGTTCTGCATGAAGGTAACATTGCTGAAATGAAGACCGGTGAAGGTAAGACCTTAACCGAAACAATGCCAATTTATTTGAACGCTTTATCTGGTAAAGGTGCCCATGTCATTACCGTTAACGAATACTTGTCCCACCGTGATTGTGTTGAAATGGGCCAAGTTTATAAGTGGTTAGGTTTAACCGTTGGCTTTAATTCATCCGAAAAATCACCAGCTGAAAAGCGAAAAGCTTATAACTGTGATGTTACTTATTCAACCAACGGTGAAATCGGGTTCGATTACTTACGAGATAACATGGTCGTTTATAAACAGGACATGGTTCAGCGACCGTTGAATTACGCCATCGTCGATGAAGTTGATTCCATTTTAATTGATGAAGCCAGAACGCCATTAATCATTTCTGGTCAGGCTTCCGGTTCATCCAAGTTATACATGGCTACTGATAAATTCGTTAAGTCTTTAGTTAAGAAGGATTATAAGATTGACCTTGAATCCAAGACGATTGGCTTAACCGACAGTGGAATTAAAAAGGCTGAAAAGTACTTTAACCTAAAGAACCTATTTGATACGGCCAATACCGCATTAACCCATCATTTAGATCAAGCTTTACGTGCTAACTACATCATGAAGCGTGATAAAGATTACGTGGTTCAAGACGGCAAGATCGAAATCGTTGATTCATTTACCGGTCGTATCATGAAGGGCCGTCGTTTTTCTGATGGATTACACCAGGCCATTGAAGCCAAGGAAGGTGTTAAGATTCATCAGGAAAGTAAGACTATGGCCAACATTACTTACCAAAACCTGTTCAGAATGTACAAGAAGTTAGCTGGAATGACTGGTACCGCCAAAACCGAAGCTAAAGAATTCCGTGAAATTTACAACATGGAAGTCGTTACCATCCCAACTAACAAACCCGTAATTCGAATTGATAAGCCGGATGTTTTATACCCAGATTTGAAATCGAAATTTGATGCCGTTATCAAGAAAGTTATTCAGTTACATAAGAAAGGTCAACCGGTTCTATTCGGGACCGAAGCCGTTAGTACTTCTGAATACTTGTCCAAGCGTTTAGACGAAGCACACATTCCACATGTTGTTTTGAACGCTAAGAACCACGCTAAAGAAGCTGGGATCATTGCCCAAGCTGGTCAGCGAGGTGCCGTTACGATTGCCACCAACATGGCCGGCCGTGGTACTGATATTAAGTTAGGCCCCGGTGTCGTTAAATTAGGTGGCTTGGCTGTCATCGGTACTGAACGACATGAATCACGTCGTATCGATAACCAACTTCGTGGTCGTGCCGGTCGTCAAGGTGACCCTGGTATGTCACAATTCTATCTGTCATTAGAAGATGACTTGATGCGCCGATTTGGTTCTGACAAGATCAAGCATTTCTTACAGAACTTGAATCCGAATGGTGATAGTCCAGCAATTCGAAGTCATATGATTACCAAGCAAGTTGAATCGGCCCAAAAGCGTGTTGAAGGTAATAACTATGATTCACGTAAACAGGTTTTACAGTATGATGATGTAATGCGTCAGCAACGTGATGTCATGTACGGTGAACGTTTCCAGGTCATTGATGAAGACACGTCCTTACGCTGGGTAATGATGCCAATGATCAAACGAACCATTAACCGTGTCGTTCGTCTTCATACTCAGGGTGATGACAAATCTAAGTGGGAACTTAGTGACATCTTAGACTTTGCCATTAGTGCTTTGACTAGCCCTGACCAGATCAGCATGAGTGATCTTAAGGGCAAGTCCCGTGAACAGATTCGCCAGCTGTTACAATCCATTGCTGATCGGATTTACAAAGAAAAGGAAAAGGAACTCTACGACCCGTCACAGATGCTTGAATTTGAAAAGGTTGTCATCTTACGAGTTGTTGATTCCCACTGGACCGATCATATCGACGCCATGGATCAGTTACGTCAGTCAATTGGACTCCGTGGTTATGGTCAATTGAACCCATTAGTCGAATACCAGCGTGAAGGCTACGAGATGTTCGAAGAAATGGTTGCCGATATTGATTACGATGCCACCCGTCTGTTTATGAAGGCTGAAATTCGTCAGAATATGGAACGATAA